The window ACGCACGAGCTCCAACTGTCGGCTGGCGTAGAGTGGCCGCCAGTGTGCAAGAGAGACTTGGACACCATGGAGGTAAGTCGATGGAGAATGGTCACTTTAACATCTGAAGCTGTATTTCAAAACGCCAAGTTCTTATTAAGTAAAAACCTGCCTAGGTTGACTTCACGTTCACGAAGAAGACAAAGGAGATATGGAAGTCCCAGGGCAGCCACACGATATGGCGGGAGTCGAACACGAGCAGTCGAACGTACAAACAGTACGCAGTGCTCACGAACACGCCGCTGTCCAAGTTAGTTCACCTGTTACTCCTGCGAGCAAAGGATTCCCTGGAACTGGTGCCTATTGGGAGACATGTGGAGGCGAAGATGGACGTGATGGGTGAGTGACTTTGTCTCCTACGATATAATACACCTCTTCTCGCGAAGTCTTTCAAAATTTACGAAAGCTTGCTAAAAGAATCTGGAAAGCTATGTATAAATCAAAGATTCTGATAAACTACTGTTAAACTCGCGAACAATTTGTTGCGAGGATCTCAGTGCGTCGAGATCAAGCACAAAGAATCCGGTATATTATAGTTGGAGGAAGGTGAATtgctattttttaattcgaatcaCGCCTGCCACCGCGAATCAAGGGGCCAACTGAGGGGGCAGCTGGGTCGTCGAACTTCTCGTTTCAGGGATGGAAATATCGCGGTCCTACACGCCGGTCCCGCCGTATCTTCATCCCGACGACATGGTGCCTGATTACAAGTCCGACTGCGTGTGCCTGATGATCAAGAAGTACCCAAACGGCGCGTTAAGTCCGTCCATAACCGACCTTCAGCCTGGCCAGACTCTGATGATGAGCAACGCTTTGGGTGCGTTCACGGTCAAGTCCTTCGATCGTTACTCTGTCATTCACATGCTGGCTGGCGGCACGGGGTTGACGGCGATGCTTGGGATCGTTCAGAGGGCCCTGGCTAGGCGCACTGTGTCAGTATTCCTATTATTTTCGTCCTCACTTCGCTGGTTCTTGACCTCTTCTCCGTGGTTCGACTCGGTGGCTCTGTTCCATCTTCGACGATGAGGTTGATTCGTGGAACAGCTTTCGACATTGAGTGATGTTGAGGATATCTTGATAGAGAAATATAAGAAGCTTTAAAGTCcggaattttgaaatattagaAGCGCCAAGTTCGAAGATTGAATTTTCTGCTTTTCTGTACTAGTTTTGCAACTTCTTGAGTTCAGTTGTTGTGGAACTCTCTTTGAGTAGCGTACGAGATACAGGGGGCACTGTGCGTGCACTTAGATTTGCTTTCGTTGACAAAGTGTCGTTTTGTCGGTCAGTGCAAATAACTAGAAAGGAGCTGACGCGTTTCGAGGTTGATATGAACCTGTGGATTCTTCTAGGAAGAGCATAAACCTTCTCAACTTCAACAAAGACGAGGACAACATGTTCTACGTGGCGCAGCTGAGCAAAGCCAGCGCAGACAAGAAGTGAGTGCAACGACTTGCATTCCAATTTCGATTGTCCTCCTTCGAAACTGTTCATATGGTGCTCTTCAGGTTAAAAGTCACGCATATCCTTTCGCAAGGCGGAAGTTCATGGTCGGGCAGACGGGGCACGGTGTCCGATGACCTGCTGAAGGAACTGGTAGCAGATAGCTCTCCCGAAGCGTGCGTCTTCACCTGTGGCCCTCGAGGATTCATGCAATCCGCCaaaaagtaatattaatatcttCACCCCAAGGAAGGTGCACTCCAGACCTAATCTAGGCCACTATCATTTGATTCGCGTGAAATTTAAAATAGTGTGTGAGAATATAGCTGCCTTCAGCGACTAGTCGATTTTGTTTTGGCAGTAGCAGTCTGTTGGCGTTTAATATTAGAATTTTCGGAAAGTTAAGAAAAGATGAATATGGTCGATATTTGGTTGATACATTGAAAGATACATATACAGAAGATTCGATCAATCGCAGTAGAGAAGATGCCCACCCAACGACTTTAACATTACCTCACGTCACACCTCCGTAACGATATGTCATCTGCTTTTCAGATCCCTTCAAAAACTGGGGTGGAAACCCTACCAAATGTACGATTTCGACGATTAATCATCGTCCCCAGAGAAAGTATGCCCCCACTTTTTGATACCGAGCTTAAGGGTAAAAAGGGAGAACGTGGAAACTGAAATTCCGATAATCGAGCTTTCGTTCGTGTAATTCGTTACATGTTCGCGTTTCCGAGTTCTTAAAAGAACCTTTTCGACATTTTTACTCCTATCTCCGCCCACAATGTCGTTATCGTGCGTTCGCCTGACAGAAGTCTGCCGACGACGCAAATGGTAAACGGAGCTGATCGCTCCGAGCAAAGAACCCGCGAGAAATGTCAAACTAGGAAAATTACTTTGAACATGAGTAACTGTTACATTTTCCACCGTGCTACAAACTCCAAGGTATAAAATATCGAAAGAATGTTACCAATTTAGTTTACACTCTAGGTCGAGCAGAATTAGAGGCGACTCAAATGTAATTAAAAGCAATTCTGTCGTTACGATTAGGTACCTTCGATACCAGTTTCGGTTCCAGAAATTCGCCGAGGGTTCGTGGCATTTTATACCACACCCGGCAGTCTCTTTTTAACATTTCCCACGGTACATATCTAATTTGTACGAGAAAGATCTATATTTCTATACGACGGTCGTCTTGACAGCTACACATCGTCAGCAATTGAACACGCTTTGTACCATATctacggatttcaatgaaattgaaGAAACCAAATAGGAGTAAGGATCTTACATGAAAGTTTTAGGTTCTAGAAAGGCATACAGTTCGTGACGAGTGTCCAATTCCCCGCACGGTTCGCGgagacaaattatttttacaaaacggAGACCGTATTTTAACTTTATACACCCTGGAGAGCTGTATTTTTAACAATTCATCCGAGAACCAACCACCTTGCACGGATGCGTATATTTCCCGACACAGGCCAACTCGAGAAGCTATTGTTATCTCCGAATAAGATGCTTCGTTTACAAAAACGTTCACGATCCACGTTCCTCAGTTTAACAGAGATACGATAGGTGTAGACGACGAGACGCATTCTATCGATAAATTAGATGCCCATTGAAAATTCTGAGCATTCGGACTCTGAACGAACCGATGGAAACGTGGATAACAACTTGGCCTAACGATAGAGGCCTTCTAAAGGCATCGAATCGAAAGTATCTGGAATCCCTGAGGAACCTCTAATGGCGTTGCTGAGTTCTCGACGGCGGAGGAGCAGGAACTCACGTAGACATAGTAAATAACGGAGAACCCCGCGGATTGTTTCTACCAACCGAGTATTTTTAAAACCCACCGCGCATGGCCGTCGAATACGGTACAATTTCGACGCTCGATTCAAATTGGAGCGTCTTTGAAAGCGAAGAGCCCTCGCACGCGGAAGCGGCTCCAGGCACGTCTCATTCGAACATATTCAAGTGTGGACCACTCTCTGCATTTACGTGCATGTTAAATACGCCTACGTGTGTGTATATGTCTGTACATAGTTGTTACcagaaataaacgaacatttgaTGGCTCCACCACCGACAACCTTCACTCCACCACTCTCTGCCGTTTCCACTAATTCCGTCCACTTGATGCGAATAATTCATCGCGGGATTGGACAGTCTCGCGGGCGAAAGCATCTGCAGCTCGCAAATTATGCTGCTGAAGTATTCGAAGAGCTTGAAGTAGTACTATTGAGATAATGAAGTGCAGAAAGCGAGGAGGAAGACGGATGAGCGCAGTAGAACAGTGTAGCTTCTTTCACTCGCGGTTACAACTGAAATTACTGCAATGAGCGATCGTAAAATATTTCTCAACACTTGCCAGACTGTTAGGATTAAGAGAACGATCGGCAAGAAGATCGTTTCATTCGTAAATCAAGAAAAAGAATCCCCCAATCCGCCACTAGCTCTGCTACTCCAGCGTTCTCAAGACTCCTTTTAATCTCCGCTGGAGCTTCGTTTGAACTTAAAAGACCGACAATTATCTGCTGCTATCGAAGGACTCGATAGTTACCTTTGCCTCTGTTACCTCGGCGTTCGACGCTGCCCCGGCAAGCTCTGGTAACGACACAGGAGACTGAAACAATCGAGACCATCCAACTTCGCTGCAACACAGGGCCATTTATGACCGAGCCACAGAGCCGTCGTAATACGAAAGTTCTGGCTCGGTTAATTTTCCCGTCTACGGCTTGTACGGTCTACCTATCGATCCTACTAACTTTACCCCCGCAACGTGACGTAACGACACCGACCACCGCGTGGCAAAGACGAGTGTCTTTTGGCTGGCAAGAGCGCGTTGCAGTTGCTGCCAGATTGGCTTCCGTTCCATTGAAATCTTGGCCTTGAGGAGTCGCACTGCGAACGTGTCAGCTGAGATATCGATCTTCCTCGATGGACACTGGGATGCTCTTTGCTTGCCAAGTACCCAGAACCATCCTCTCCTCCATCAATCAGAGAGACAGATTTTTGGTAGCAGTGGCGAACTCGGGGATGCACACCTGGTGCTTGGGGGTGTTGATTATCGATCCTTCAATAGCCAGTTGGAATGCGTTTTGAAAGATAGTTTCAAtggataataaatatataatttcacagGAACAGTAGTTTAAAAATTGCATTTAGCTGATAGCTGAATATTGATCGTATAATTTGTTTGAATTGAAATTTCTTGAGCTATGCCACTATCTGGCGATATCTACTTCCTGGTGGTTGGTACGATTAGGTATTGTTTAACCAGATTCCTTCGTTTTGTGGTGGTATTTTTGGCAAAAGGTGGCATTTTTAATTGAGTAGGTTTCTCGGAATACCTTCGGTAGGTAATGGAGCTAGAGTTTGGTGCTTCGTGCGATCCATCAGTGATCGCTTGGGACTTGAACAGAAGGAGCTATCTGCCACCAAGTATTCACAACCCAGGTAGAAGTATCCAATACCCCCAATGAAAGGAATTATCCACTGCTACCTACCTATGGAGAACTAACTATCCTTCGCCTAAACAGAACCATCCACAGTCAGCTATCAACTGTGCAAGCAGGACTACCAATTGACCACCTACCTAGTAGTCACTTGGGCACGATCTTCCCATCCAATATCAACACGAGCCTCAATATCACTTTCAATCATACTTCAACCCCTGGCTCCCATCGATGCAATCGTGCCTTCCCATCCCCCGGCGACATCGTTAATCTACAACGATATCTGCGAGCCGAGATCGCTAAGCAACGCAAAGGAGTCGAAGCCTCGCAGGACCCGACGTTTAATGGCGAGGAAGAAACAGTAAAAGCAGCGTCGGAGGAGCAAGATCCCGTTCGAACGATAAGCTTTTTAACAGCACACGGCTCCCTTGAAACCCACACCCTGGGATCGATTTTGTATCTCGCAACGGTAACCAAGAGAAACTGTTCAGCACAATGGTCACGGATTTCACGTGCAGACGAGCCACGTACACTGTTTTCCACCGGCGCGGCGTACTTTGCGCGAaacttttctttgtttctccCTGGTCGgctgtatctctctctctctctctctctctctctctctcccttgctCTCCGCTTCTCTTTCTGAGCGCATTCATCGAACAACTAAAGCCAGAATCAACGATATACATCGGTAAAATTGTATCTCCCGACGATGCTGCACGCAGGGCGGCTCGTCGAGCCGTGGCAGgggtgttttgttgtttcgcaATGGAATCCTGAACTTCGCATGAATTTCTGCTTCCCCCGTTCGCATCGCCAACTGTTCCTGGCATGGCTCGATGCTATGGCTCTGTTCGAAGCCAAAAACTTTGCTCGCGACACCGTGGACCCTGTTTCTCCTTGTTCCCGAAAGTTCAAATGGATGCCCGGAGATCAGGCGCTGATCTTATCCGGGGGACGTTCGGGGAGAGGGGTTGTGGTGTAGAGATTCAGGGGTGGTCTCGCCGAGATGATTAAGTGGGAGGCTGCTTTCTCGCGATCTGCCGGGCCAGATTGTCTCTTCCTTCGAAGAACCGTCCTTGGGACGTTTGGGACCTGCCCACTTTGGGGGTAGCAGGTTATTATTGATACCAGTTAATTACACGTTGATTGCGGAGCCTTTAAGTCCGAGAATATTGCAATCTCGATTACTGAGATCGTCAAGCTTCCCTCGTTACTCCTCGACAAGAAGCTCAATAATCGTTCCCCTTCGAGGGTGCAATTAATCGCCGTCGGTCCCCGCGATATCCCGTGGACACGGATTTAATTGGCGCCCCGTGGGCCACGAGTCCAGGACGATCCTCGTCCTGCTTCCTCCCTTTGCTCGATTACAGCTCGATGATATTTACGGTACGATTAATCCGGCGCTCCGTGCGGGGACAATGTTTCGGGGAACGTCGAATGCCGCCTTCGATGATCGAACAATGCGTCGTCGGGCCAGAAAATGGTGGTATTGTGCGGGGGAGGGGTGATTGATCGGGACTATTCTTTCGTTGTGATCAAGATAGAGGGAAAACGCGGGCGCGTGTCCATCGGTCGACAAGAAATTCTGTTGTTCCGATCGATCTGACGCGAACAACGGGCTAGTCGGTGAAAATGACGCGAAAATTTTGGACGTCGATGGCATCCTCTCGACCGTGACACCGAGTCTCTGCGTGCAGATGGGAAGAAGCGTTTGTGGCGTCTACTTAGAGATAATCGTTGAAAGGCGGAGCGCTAtgggtaatatatatatatagtccaGGCTAgacacaattttattttgcaacctCGGTTTCTGGGTGGACCTCGTCATAGGGGTGGTTCCTCGTGTATCCAATCGCAAGTTTAGATTCTATCCATCAGCTCCTGTATTTGCACCTTGCGTCGTGCTGAGGCATTCGCTTGGAATTCACCGTACTTCATTCAAACACTCAGTGGCTTCGGGGAACCACTGGCTTTTATTATCTTAATAACTCCGTTTATTCTGCTACACACTTTACTCGAACAAAAACACTGTTTCTTGATTAGATTACCCACCAAAACAATATCAACACACTTCCTAAAACTATTCAACTGTCAGCTAGCAGTATCCTCGAATCCTCATCGCGTGCATCATCCCCTATTCAATAAGCGAAATAAACTAAAAACTAGCAATCAGCACCACCACGCTAAAACCGAATATTTCCGACAAACATCCCCCTCCGAAAGTCATCAAGTCTGTCCATACACATCTTCCCCGAGAACGAGCCGACCCAAAAGAAGATTCCAACCCCCTCGATCCCACGAAGGGCACACACACGAGTCCACCCTCGTTTCATAATCCCGCTGGAGCGTTGAATACGGCTGACAGCGGCCTGGTAAAATAAGAGGGGTATAGCGCGTGCAGGATGGGAGGGAGGGGGCTGAAAGAGAGGGCTCGGCCGACTGCGTTGTGGCCGACGAGGATGGAGAGCAGGTAGAGGGGGCAGCCGTGTGCTGCACGGTGTAGCAAGGACAGGGATACCGCGAGCAGAGAGCGGTCTTCAGTCGCGCGACGGCTCTCACCCCGGCCAGTCGATCGAACTCTTCCTCGTTGGCAGAAACCAACTCCCGCGACCATGTACGCGTCGAGCAACCCCCTCGATCCAGCGAGCTCGTGATCCGCTCGCGTGTGATCCTGTGCACGAGACAGTGAACTCGGTTAGTGGTTAAGTAGCACTCCGCCCTCTCTGTCCCTCCACCGACCCTCTGTTCTTCCATCGCCGAGGAACAGAGGAATCGAGGGGTGGCTCGCAACCACCTGTGCTCGCGAGGCCAAGCGTTGCGTGGGCAGATAACAGGCCTCGAGCCTCTGATCCGATCGACCACGAGCTTTTCTCGGGGATTCGTCGTGTAGTAGGGGGTTGAAGTCAATCGACGCTCATCCAATCTGACCTCACGGCGGGCAAATTCAATTCCAAGGTTCCGTTTCGTTGGTCGAGGTGGGCTCGCGGCGCGTCTCTCTTTCGGAAGGTAGGTGTTTGGTTTTGGTGTCTGTCGAACGGGGTTAGGGGACCGCGCGATGGAGGGTGGACTCTGAGCCTGCCCTTGAAAGTGTCTTCGCGCGGATTGATTGCAGGTTAAGCGCGGATTAATCGAGGAACGCGCGAGGCTGCGATCTGGACGTTGTTCTTTGCGCGAACCAGCAGGTCAAGGCCAGCGGACGCTTTAAGGGCGCGAAGGAAATGTACCGGGGAGGGACTCGCATTGTTccgtgcaattttttaaaagggaCCTCCTTCTCCTCGCTGCGAAGGGCACTCGGGTATAATATCACCGACGTCGCGTGACTCTCCGAGGATCAAAGCCTTCCCTCCACCCTGTCTTCCTTCTGCTTTGAATTCTGCCGACCCTCGCGAACCCGCTGGTAGTTTTCACTTGGCTACTTTACCCGAGTACCGAACCTTTATCTCATCCAGATTTTACTAAATTTCGTTCAACGCACCGTTGTTCCCGCACACCCCATAAATCTTGCTTTATTACCACCCTCCGCATTCTATTTTACTCAATTTGCAAAACTCAAGGTTTAATATCCACAGCTTAATGCCTCCAGAGCTTCGCAACTTTTGTAACGGAATTAAACTCCAATATCCTCACAGAGCAACGAACATTCCTTTAACATTTTCCTTTTGCTTCTGCTCCTCGCCCAGGTAAACTTCGATCCCAGCGGATTTTCCCGGATTTTTCTGTTCCTGGCTAATCCCCGAGAAGGTCGTGGAACGTCGATCATCGCGACGGTAGTAAACACGATCGAGGAGACGATGGCCTCGCGGGGAAGGACCACGATCGCTTGCCAAGTCGGGCAAATTGAATCCAATTGAATAGGGGACCGTGCAGTTGCCATTTTAGTAGCGAAACGGGCGCCTCCGTTTCCAAAAGGTTCGGCCGCCGACGCTGCTTTTCGAAATAAGCTCGCGACGAGACGTCGACCCCATTTCCTGCGACCAGTGTCGAGTGTTCGCAACACGTTGCTGAAGAGGATCCTTCCACAGGTCATCGTTTCCAAGGGCGACAACAAGGTCAGTGCATCTTAAGTACCGTTCAAGCCGGCAAATAAGTCGAGGGCGTACAGTACGTCTGGCTTAATTATGTCACAGGAAAATCGTCCCTTTAATTGCCGAAAATAGCGAAATGTAAATAGTAGGAAATAATTGTTCGGGGTTTGAATGGAAAGAAAGTATTAAAGGGGATTGGAATTCTTTGCGGATGATAGcggatattaataaataaataaatattctaatattaattaaatgatttcGGCTCGTGTGATTCCATTTGGGATCATTAATTTACTTAACGTTTATAGCTCATACTATTGCATACTTTCTTCACTTTCCAAAGGAAGTGAAGAGTAGAAAGAAATTATGTTgagaaatttttaagaatttatctaGTTTTTAGAGTTAAAGCAGACGTACTGTATGTAATACAGAGAATGAATTCTGCTTATTTTTAACACGTCGTCTCCCCAAGTTCGTCCTGCAGTTTCGACAATGCTATTATCCGTAACAGTGTACTGCCCTTGTTTACATTGGTAGAATATATTGAATGGAGAGTAGAGGTCCTGTTAGACTCGGGCTACATCATTGGGGACTTGATGTTCAACAGTGCTGTTGTGACATACGTATGGTCTGGTCGTTTACTGTGGGAGTCAAcgtgttaataaataatattctgcGCTGTTCTATAATTAATTACTATGCATTGACTATCCGACTTTTCGGGGCGCCCAGAATATCTCACACTTTAGCAAGCGATAAAGTCATTCCAGCAGACGATACCCTAATTACTTCGAGCAGCGCCGCTCCACGCGAAACGTTTCCTCTCCAAAATACTATTGATGTTTTAACGTAAACTTTACCCCGTCGCCCCTATTAGAGGGAATTAACTTCGAGGCAACTTAAAGCGTTGACGTTCCCGGCGAGTAAAATTCCCTCTGTAACGGAGCTAATTACGTTACCAGACTCGAATGCTGGAGTTCGCGGTGGGCAAACGAACCGTGGAATATTAGGACCACTCGACCAATCATGGTTCCGCCGAAAATTTAATCACCTCGCATACTGGATATCGAAGCTAGATCATAGTTCCGCCGATGATCACATTAGCCCCAGAGTTAACTTCCACTCTGTCAATCTTACCGTTTCTTGACCAATGCCAGTCTTGAGGTCGAAAGTATCAATCTAACCGAGAAGTGGGTCATCGGTGGTTCACAGAGTGAAACACTTCATTAAGTTAAAGTGTCTGGTGAAATAATCTCTACCCTGTCTCATCTACGATAAAAATATCAACCGTAGGCGAAACTGTGTCACAGCTGACCCAAGTAGGGTCGCGTTAAAGATCCCACTCAAATCCTCACGCGTTTAACTAATTAATCCCTACCCTTATCTCCCTTCAAGTTTCCTTTCGAAAGAAAGATGCACCGCCAGCTAAAACTCCCGAAGAACATAGAATTCCAAAAGGGTTGGAGTGAAGGGAGGAGGCTGATAGGCTCGCTGGATATTAAAGCACGTGTACCTTTTACGTCTTCGTGTTGTGTAGCAGTTGCCCGATGTAATACGAAGACTTAAAAGTGCCCGGTGGCTTTAATATTGGCTTTGTTTCCGATTTCTGCCTCGCCTACGATCTTCCGCGAAATGGGAAACGTGTATTCCGATGGGGAAGGGGCCGGggcggaaaaaaaaaagagaagatgcCTGGCCATTATATTGGGAGGAAAATATTGATCGCCGGACGGACCGCGATATTCCGTTTCGAAGTATAGAAATTGATACAATCATTAGTTTCTCCCCTCTTTGCGAGGCCTTTCAATTATTTCCTACACGGTTATAAAAGTGGTGGCTGAAATCACGTGGATCGCGGGGCTCGGGCAATTTCGCGACGATATTAAATTCGCagctgtatttttaattaagccGCGTGACAAACGATTCCCGTCCCCTTTTTTTCAATCTCGCCCCCTCCTCGATGACGCGTTCGCTGGTTACGAAACGATACGGCGAATCTCCGTTTTCAttctactctttttttttttatgtaggtACGTGCGCGCACGTATATTTAGAAGCATGACGGACAGACGATAAATTGGATATATCGGCTCGTTGTTCCGCGGCGGTTTGTTATAATAAAATCGCCCCGGTAAATTGACCGACCCGTGGAAAATCTGTTTCGCGATCAGCCTCGGTGTCGCGTCACAGCCGAATGGTTTCGAGCCGTGCGACGGAAAAACGAAGAAATCGCGGCCGGAGAGACGGGGGTGTTCATTGTTCGACGCGGTAGAAGTACCTTCGCGAAACAGGGGGAAAGCGCGGTGGAAACAATAACGTGTCGTGGAAAGTCGCCACGAACGTGACACATTCGAACGTCTCACGCAGCATCTGAATTTGCTGAATGGCTCGCTGAGAGATTAGAAGATATTTAGAAAAACTTCGCTCCGCGATCTGTCATTAAGCCTTCCACTCAGAACTCCCAGTTAATTAATCAAAATCAAGCCCACCTGCGGCACAAACTTCCCCGACTTCAGTTATCATCGCCCACCCCCCCCCTAAACTCTCCGCTCTCTGCTTCGTCTCAAACTCATTATTCTCTGTGAAATATCTCCCTAACGAGATCCaaactaataaaagaaaaacgagGGAATACTTGTTGGAGCAGCGTCATCGGGGATAAGCTTTTTCGGATAACGTTTCTAGTTGCGTCACGTCGATAAAACAATTCCTCTCCGCGCCGATGTGCGTTTGCATGAACTTTCCGCGTGTGTGGGTGTGTCGTGGTGGAAACTGGGTTGCGTGGATTCCGCGTGGTGTTGCGTGGGTGGAGGAGTGGTACTCGGTGACGGGGCCTCTCCTCGGTCTCCGCTTTATTTTTCCCACCCCGTTGCACCCTTTCACCGTCCCCGTGCCCCCTTTCTCTGCTGGTGGCGTTTTGTGGGCTCAAAAGTTGGCACAGTCTAGTGCACCTTGACACACCACTCCTCTGGTATTGTGGTTGCACGGTGTACGGAGCTCGGAGGAAATTAGATCGCCTAATTGTTGCGTTATGTGGACACAGGGCGGGCTAATAACGAGGGCGCGGGGGCGCAGCTGAGGCTGCTGCATTAAATTTCCACTGAACAGATGGTGGTCCCTTGTCTTGTTGGG is drawn from Andrena cerasifolii isolate SP2316 chromosome 8, iyAndCera1_principal, whole genome shotgun sequence and contains these coding sequences:
- the LOC143372136 gene encoding cytochrome b5 reductase 4 isoform X1, which gives rise to MKKSSSQPSPKAGEAGGKDDARVIQEKLKTSSLTSILAKNAVLLPSGVARVKQLHDVRAVSQTGSSSGSATGNPRNKTALAPGHSLMDWIRLSNSGVDLTGVGGVSRVVTLSELASHNKENDAWIAIRGIVFNVTRYMDFHPGGTSELMRGVGKDATKLFENVHAWVNYQSILQKCVVGRLSRGSVSGTASSPTENAASNTTDCSSATLDLIKSCTTRTTSQDSESDSSLFDIKMDWRQTSNSITLFYQTVCDYPGVSYQVKMINESKLVFRLVFEKDVVTHELQLSAGVEWPPVCKRDLDTMEVDFTFTKKTKEIWKSQGSHTIWRESNTSSRTYKQYAVLTNTPLSKLVHLLLLRAKDSLELVPIGRHVEAKMDVMGMEISRSYTPVPPYLHPDDMVPDYKSDCVCLMIKKYPNGALSPSITDLQPGQTLMMSNALGAFTVKSFDRYSVIHMLAGGTGLTAMLGIVQRALARRTVKSINLLNFNKDEDNMFYVAQLSKASADKKLKVTHILSQGGSSWSGRRGTVSDDLLKELVADSSPEACVFTCGPRGFMQSAKKSLQKLGWKPYQMYDFDD
- the LOC143372136 gene encoding cytochrome b5 reductase 4 isoform X3; its protein translation is MKKSSSQPSPKAGEAGGKDDARVIQEKLKTSSLTSILAKNAVLLPSGVARVKQLHDVRAVSQTGSSSGSATGIVFNVTRYMDFHPGGTSELMRGVGKDATKLFENVHAWVNYQSILQKCVVGRLSRGSVSGTASSPTENAASNTTDCSSATLDLIKSCTTRTTSQDSESDSSLFDIKMDWRQTSNSITLFYQTVCDYPGVSYQVKMINESKLVFRLVFEKDVVTHELQLSAGVEWPPVCKRDLDTMEVDFTFTKKTKEIWKSQGSHTIWRESNTSSRTYKQYAVLTNTPLSKLVHLLLLRAKDSLELVPIGRHVEAKMDVMGMEISRSYTPVPPYLHPDDMVPDYKSDCVCLMIKKYPNGALSPSITDLQPGQTLMMSNALGAFTVKSFDRYSVIHMLAGGTGLTAMLGIVQRALARRTVKSINLLNFNKDEDNMFYVAQLSKASADKKLKVTHILSQGGSSWSGRRGTVSDDLLKELVADSSPEACVFTCGPRGFMQSAKKSLQKLGWKPYQMYDFDD
- the LOC143372136 gene encoding cytochrome b5 reductase 4 isoform X2; this encodes MPRCCGASLVSVMDGDGSPQSLGLQIQDGNPRNKTALAPGHSLMDWIRLSNSGVDLTGVGGVSRVVTLSELASHNKENDAWIAIRGIVFNVTRYMDFHPGGTSELMRGVGKDATKLFENVHAWVNYQSILQKCVVGRLSRGSVSGTASSPTENAASNTTDCSSATLDLIKSCTTRTTSQDSESDSSLFDIKMDWRQTSNSITLFYQTVCDYPGVSYQVKMINESKLVFRLVFEKDVVTHELQLSAGVEWPPVCKRDLDTMEVDFTFTKKTKEIWKSQGSHTIWRESNTSSRTYKQYAVLTNTPLSKLVHLLLLRAKDSLELVPIGRHVEAKMDVMGMEISRSYTPVPPYLHPDDMVPDYKSDCVCLMIKKYPNGALSPSITDLQPGQTLMMSNALGAFTVKSFDRYSVIHMLAGGTGLTAMLGIVQRALARRTVKSINLLNFNKDEDNMFYVAQLSKASADKKLKVTHILSQGGSSWSGRRGTVSDDLLKELVADSSPEACVFTCGPRGFMQSAKKSLQKLGWKPYQMYDFDD